In Pristiophorus japonicus isolate sPriJap1 chromosome X, sPriJap1.hap1, whole genome shotgun sequence, the genomic stretch ggtctgcgggcggagctgggagagggtctgtgggtggagctgggagaggggctggtggcgaagctgagagaggggctggtggcggagctgggagaggttcTGCggatggagctgggagagggtctgcgggcggagctgagagacgggctggtggcggagctgggcgaGGATCTGCGCGTGGAGCTGGGAGGATCTGCGGGTGGAACTGGGAGAGGGACTGGTGGCGGAGCCGGCAGAGGGGCTGGTGACGgaggtgagagaggggctggtggcggaggtgAGAGAGGTGCTGGTGGCGGAGGTGAGAGAGGTGCTGGTGGCAGAGCTGGGAaagggtctgcgggtggagctgggagagggtctgcgggtaaATTTGGGAGGGGGCcatgtggcggagctgggagaggtgcTGGTGGCggtgctgggagaggggctggtggcggagctaagagaggggctggtggcggagctgagagagaggctggaggcggagctgggagagggtttgcgcgcggagctgggagagggtctgcgggcggagctgggagaggtgctggtggcggagctgagagatgggctggtggcggagctgggagagggtctgcgggcggagctgggagaggggctggtggcggagctgggagagggtctctgggtggagctgggagagggtctgcgggcggagctgagagagggtctgcgggcggagctgagagaggggctggtggcggagctgagagaggggctggtggcggagctgagagaaggGCTGGTGGCAGAGCTGGCAGAGGGGcttgtggcggagctgagagaggggctggtggcggagctgggagaggggctgtgggtggagctgggagaggggctggtggcggagctgagagaggggctggtggcggagctgggagagggtctgcgggcggagttgggagagggtctgtgggtggagctgggagaggggctggtggcggagctgagagaggggctggtggcggagctgggagaggttctgcgggtggagctgggagagggtctgcgggcggagctgagagaggggctggtggcggagctgggcgaGGATCTGCGCGTGGAGCTGGGTGGATCTGCGGGTGGAACTGGGAGAGGGACTGGTGGCGGAGCTGGCAGAGGGGCTGGTGACGgaggtgagagaggggctggtggcggaggtgagagaggtgctggtggcagagctgggagaggggctggtggcggagctgggaaagggtctgcgggtggagctgggagagggtctgcgggtaaATTTGGGAGGGGGCcatgtggcggagctgggagaggggctggtggcggagctgggagaggggctggtggcggagctaaaagaggggctggtggcggagctgagagagaggctggaggcggagctgggagagggtttgcgcgcggagctgggagagggtctgcgggcggagctgagagaggggctggtggcagagctgagagaggggctggtggcggagctgagagaaggGCTGGTGGCAGAGCTggcagaggggctggtggcggagctgagagaggggctggtggcggagctgagagaggggctggtggcggagctgggagagggtctgtgggtggagctgggagaggggctggtggcggaactgggagaggggctggtggcggagctgagaaaggggctggtggcggagctgggagagggtctctgGGTGGAGCTGGGATagggtctgcgggcggagctgagagagggtctgcgggcggagctgagagaggggctggtggcggagctgagagaggggctggtggcggagctgagagaaggGCTGGTGGCAGAGCTGGCAGAGGGGcttgtggcggagctgagagaggggctggtggcggagctgggagaggggctgtgggtggagctgggagaggggctggtggcggagctgagagaggggctggtggcggagctgggagagggtctgcgggcggagctgggagagggtctgtgggtggagctgggagaggggctggtggcggagctgagagaggggctggtggcggagctgggagaggttctgcggtggagctgggagagggtctgcgggcggagctgagagaggggctggtggcggagctgggcgaGGATTTGcgcgtggagctgggagaggggctggtggcggagctgggagagggtctgcgggcggagctgggagagggtctgtgggtggagctgggagaggggctggtggcggagctgagagaggggctggtggcggagctgggagaggttctgcgggtggagctgggagagggtctgcaggaggagctgggagagggtctgcggtcggagctgggagaggggctggtggcggaactgagagaggggctggtggcggagctgggagagggtctgcgggtggagctgggagaggggctggtggcggaactgagagaggggttggtggcggagctgggagaggatctgcgggtggagctgggagaggggctggtggcggagctgggagaggggctgctggcggagctgagagaggggctgctggcggagctgagagaggggctgctggaggagcagggagagggtctgcgcgcggagctgagagaggggctgctggcggagctgagagagggtctgcgggtggagctgggagaggggctggtggcggagctgagaaaggggctggtggcggagctgggagagggtctccgggaggagctgggagagggtctgcgggcggagctgagagagggtctgcgggcggagctgagagaggggctggtggcggagctgagagaggggctggtggcggagctggcagaggggctggtggcggagctgagagaggggctggtggcggagctgggagaggatctgcgggtggagctgggagaggggctggtggcggaactgagagagcggttggtggcggagctgggagagggtctgcgggtggagctgggagaggggctggtggctgagctgGGAGAGgatctgcgggtggagctgggagaggggctggtggcggacctGAGAGAGGGGctagtggcggagctgggagagtgtctgcgggcggagctgggagagggtctgcgggcggagctgggagagggtctgcgggcggagctgagagaggggctggtggcggagctgggcgaGGATCTGCGCGTGGAGCTGGGAGGATCTGCAGGTGGAACTGGGAGAGggactggtggcggagctgggagagggtctgcgggtggagctgggagaggggctggtggcggagctgggagtggggctggtggtggagctgggagaggggctggtggcgcagctgagagaggggctggtggcgcagctgagagaggggctggtggcggagctgggagaggttcTGCGGgtcgagctgggagagggtctgcgggcggagctgaTAGAGGGGCtgctggcggagctgagagaggggctgctgGCGGCCTGAGAGAGGGGCtgctggcggagctgggagaggggctgctggcggagctgggagagaggctgctggcggagctgggagaggttctgcgggtggagctgggagagggtctgcgggtggagctgggagaggtgctggtggcggagctgagagaggggctggtggcggagctgggagagggtctgcgggtggagctgggagaggggttggTGGCGgaactgagagaggggctggtggcggagctgggagagggtctgcgggtggagctgggagaggggctggtggcggagctgagagaggggctggtggcggagctgggagagggtctgcgggtggagctgggagaggggctggtggcggagctgagagaggggctgttggcggagctgggagagggtctgcgggtcgAGCTGGTagagggtctgcgggcggagctgagagaggggctggtggcggagctgggcgaGGATCTGCGCGTGGAGCTGGGAGGATCTGCAGGTGGAACTGGGAGAGGGACTGGTGGCGGAGCTGGCAGAGGGGCTGGTGACGgaggtgagagaggggctggtggcggaggtgAGAGATGTGCTGGTggcagagctgggagaggggctggtggcggagctaggaaagggtctgcgggtggagctgggagagggtctgcgggtaaATTTGGGAGGGGGAcatgtggcggagctgggagaggggctggtggcggagctgggagaggggctggtggcggagctaagagaggggctggtggcggagctgagagagaggctggaggcggagctgggagagggtttgtgcgtggagctgggagagggtctgcgggtggagctgggagaaggactggtggcggagctgatcgaggggctggtggcggagctgggagaggttctgcgggtggagctgggagagggtctgtgggtggagctgggagaggtgctggtggcggagctgagagaggggctggtggcggagctggcagAGGGGcttgtggcggagctgagagaggggctggtggcggagctgggagagggtctctgggtggagctgggagagggtctgcgggcggagctgagagagggtctgcgggcggagctgagagaggggctggtggcggagctgagagaggggctggtggcggagctggcagAGGGGcttgtggcggagctgagagaggggctggtggcggagctgggagacgggctgtgggtggagctgggagaggggctggtggcggagctgagagaggggctggtggcggagctgggagaggttctgcgggtggagctgggagagggtctgcgggtaaATTTGGGAGGGGGCcatgtggcggagctgggagaggggctggtggcggagctgggagaggggctggtggcggagctaaaagaggggctggtggcggagctgagagagaggctggaggcggagctgggagagggtttgcgcgcggagctgggagagggtctgcgggcggagctgagagaggggctggtggcagagctgagagaggggctggtggcggagctgagagaaggGCTGGTGGCAGAGCTggcagaggggctggtggcggagctgagagaggggctggtggcggagctaagagaggggctggtggcggagctgagagagaggctggaggcggagctgggagagggtttgtgcgtggagctgggagagggtctgcgggtggagctgggagaaggactggtggcggagctgatcgaggggctggtggcggagctgggagaggttctgcgggtggagctgggagagggtctgtgggtggagctgggagaggtgctggtggcggagctgagagaggggctggtggcggagctggcagAGGGGcttgtggcggagctgagagaggggctggtggcggagctgggagagggtctctgggtggagctgggagagggtctgcgggcggagctgagagagggtctgcgggcggagctgagagaggggctggtggcggagctgagagaggggctggtggcggagctggcagAGGGGcttgtggcggagctgagagaggggctggtggcggagctgggagacgggctgtgggtggagctgggagaggggctggtggcggagctgagagaggggctggtggcggagctgggagaggttctgcgggtggagctgggagagggtctgcgggtaaATTTGGGAGGGGGCcatgtggcggagctgggagaggggctggtggcggagctgggagaggggctggtggcggagctaaaagaggggctggtggcggagctgagagagaggctggaggcggagctgggagagggtttgcgcgcggagctgggagagggtctgcgggcggagctgagagaggggctggtggcagagctgagagaggggctggtggcggagctgagagaaggGCTGGTGGCAGAGCTggcagaggggctggtggcggagctgggagaggggctggtggcggagctaagagaggggctggtggcggagctgagagagaggctggaggcggagctgggagagggtttgtgcgtggagctgggagagggtctgcgggtggagctgggagaaggactggtggcggagctgatcgaggggctggtggcggagctgggagaggttctgcgggtggagctgggagagggtctgtgggtggagctgggagaggtgctggtggcggagctgagagaggggctggtggcggagctggcagAGGGGcttgtggcggagctgagagaggggctggtggcggagctgggagagggtctctgggtggagctgggagagggtctgcgggcggagctgagagagggtctgcgggcggagctgagagaggggctggtggcggagctgagagaggggctggtggcggagctggcagAGGGGcttgtggcggagctgagagaggggctggtggcggagctgggagacgggctgtgggtggagctgggagaggggctggtggcggagctgagagaggggctggtggcggagctgggagaggttctgcgggtggagctgggagagggtctgcgggtaaATTTGGGAGGGGGCcatgtggcggagctgggagaggggctggtggcggagctgggagaggggctggtggcggagctaaaagaggggctggtggcggagctgagagagaggctggaggcggagctgggagagggtttgcgcgcggagctgggagagggtctgcgggcggagctgagagaggggctggtggcagagctgagagaggggctggtggcggagctgagagaaggGCTGGTGGCAGAGCTggcagaggggctggtggcggagctgagagaggggctggtggcggagctgagagaggggctggtggcgaagctgggagagggtctgtgggtggagctgggagaggggctggtggcggaactgggagaggggctggtggcggagctgagaaaggggctggtggcggagctgggagagggtctctgGGTGGAGCTGGGATagggtctgcgggcggagctgagagagggtctgtgggcggagctgagagaggggctggtggcggagctgagagaaggGCTGGTGGCAGAGCTGGCAGAGGGGcttgtggcggagctgagagaggggctggtggcggagctgggagaggggctgtgggtggagctgggagaggggctggtggcggagctgagagaggggctggtggcggagctgggagagggtctgcgggcggagctgggagagggtctgtgggtggagctgggagtggggctggtggcggagctgagagaggggctggtggcggagctgggagaggttctgcggtggagctgggagagggtctgcgggcggagctgagagaagggctggtggcggagctgggcgaGGATTTGCGCGTGGAGCTGGGAGGATCTGCGGGTGGAACTGGGAGAGGGACTGGTGGCGGAGCTGGCAGAGGGGCTGGTGACGgaggtgagagaggggctggtggcggaggtgagagaggtgctggtggcagagctgggagaggggctggtggcggagctgggaaagggtctgcgggtggagctgggagagggtctgcgggtaaATTTGGGAGGGGGCcatgtggcggagctgggagaggggctggtggcggagctgggagaggggctggtggcggagctaagagaggggctggtggcggagctgagagagaggctggaggcggagctgggagagggtttgcgcgcggagctgggagagggtctgcgggcggagctgagagaggggctggtggcagagctgagagaggggctggtggcggagctgagagaaggGCTGGTGGCAGAGCTggcagaggggctggtggcggagctgagagaggggctggtggcggagctgagagaggggctggtggcggagctgggagagggtctgtgggtggagctgggagaggggctggtggcggaactgggagaggggctggtggcggagctgagaaaggggctggtggcggagctgggagagggtctgcgggcggagctgggagagggtctgcgggcggagctgagagaggggctggtggaggATCTGCGCGTGGAGCTGGGAGGATCTGCGGGTGGAACTGGGAGAGGGACTGGTGGCGGAGCTGGcagagggtctgcgggtggagctgggagaggggctggtggcggagctgggagtggggctggtggtggagctgggagaggggctggtggcgcagCTGAGAGAGCGGCTGGTGGcgcagctgagagaggggctggtggcggagctgggagaggttcTGCGGgtcgagctgggagagggtctgtgggcggagctgagagaggggctggtggcggagctgggcgaGGATCTGCGCGTGGAGCTGGGAGGATCTGCGGGTGGAACTGGGAGAGGGACTGGTGGCGGAGCTGGCAGAGGGGCTGGTGACGgaggtgagagaggggctggtggcggaggtgagagaggtgctggtggcagagctgggagaggggctggtggcggagctgggaaagggtctgcgggtggagctgggagagggtctgcgggtaaATTTGGGAGGGGGAcatgtggcggagctgggagaggggctggtggcggagctgggagaggggctggtggcggagctgagagagaggctggaggcggagctgggagagggtttgcgggtggagctgggagagggtctgcgggtggagctgggagagggactggtggcggagctgatcgaggggctggtggcggagctgggagaggttctgcgggtggagctgggagagggtctgcgggtggagctgggagaggtgctggtggcggagctgagagaggagctggtggcggagctgggagagggtctgcgggcggagctgggagaggggctggtggcggagctgggagagggtctctgggtggagctgggagagggtttgcgggcggagctgagagagggtctggtggcggagctgagagaggggctggtggcggagctgagagaggggctggtggcggagctgagagaaggGCTGGTGGCAGAGCTGGCAAAGGGGCTTGTGGCGGAGCTAAGAGAGGGGctagtggcggagctgggagagggtctgtgggtggagctgggagaggggctggtggcggagctgagggaggggctggtggcggagctgggagaggttcAGCGGgtcgagctgggagagggtctgcgggcggagctgagagaggggctggtggcggagctgggcgaggatctgcgggtggagctgggaggaTCTGCGGGTGGAACTGGGAGCGGGACTGGTGGCGGAGCTGGCAGAGGGGCTGGTGACGgaggtgagagaggggctggtggcagagctgggagaggggctggtggcggagctgggagaggggctggtggcggagctaagagaggggctggtggcggagctgagagagaggctggaggtggaGCTGCGAGAGGGTCTGCGGGTGCAGCTGGGAGAGggactggtggcggagctgggagaggttctggtggcggagctgggagagggtctgtgggtggagctgggagaggggctggtggcggagctgagggaggagctggtggcggagctgggagaggttcTGCGGgtcgagctgggagagggtctgcgggcggagctgagagaggggctggtggcggagctgggcgaggatctgcgggtggagctgggaggaTCTGCGGGTGGAACTGGGAGAGGGACTGGTGGCGGAGCTGGCAGAGGGGCTGGTGACGgaggtgagagaggggctggtggcggaggtgagagaggtgctggtggcagagctgggagaggggctggtggcggagctgggaaagggtctgcgggtggagctgggagagggtctgcgggtaaATTTGGCAGGGGTCcatgtggcggagctgggagaggggctggtggcggagctgggagaggggctggtggcggagctaagagaggggctggtggcggagctgaaagagaggctggtggcggagctgggagagggtttgcgcgcggagctgggagagggtctgcgggcggagctgagagaggggctggtggcagaGCTGAGAGagtggctggtggcggagctgagagaaggGCTGGTGGCAGAGCTggcagaggggctggtggcggagctgagagaggggctggtggcggagctgagagaggggctggtggcggagctgggagagggtctgtgggtggagctgggagaggggctggtggcggaactgggagaggggctggtggcggagctgagaaaggggctggtggcggagctgggagagggtctgcgggcggagctgggagagggtctgcgggcggagctgagagaggggctggtggcggagctgggggaGGATCTGCGCGTGGAGCTGGGAGGATCTGCGGGTGGAACTGGGAGAGGGACTGGTGGCGGAGCTGGcagagggtctgcgggtggagctgggagaggggctggtggcggagctgggagtggggctggtggcggagctgggcgaGGGTCTGCGCGTGGAGCTGGGAGGATCTGCGGGTGGAAGTGGGAGAGGGACTGGTGGCGGAGCTGGCAGAGGGGCTGGTGACGgaggtgagagaggggctggtggcggaggtgagagaggtgctggtggcagagctgggagaggggctggtggcggagctgggaaagggtctgcgggtggagctgggagagggtctgcgggtaaATTTGGGAGGGGGAcatgtggcggagctgggagaggggctggtggcggagctgggagaggggctggtggcggagccaggagaggggctggtggcggagctgagagagaggctggaggcggagctgggagagggtttgcgggtggagctgggagagggtctgcgggtggagctgggagagggactggtggcggagctgatcgagtggctggtggcggagctgggagaggttctgcgggtggagctgggagagggtctgcgggtggagctgggagaggtgctggtggcggagctgagagaggggctggtggtggagctgggagagggtctgcgggcggagctgggagaggggctggtggcggagctgggagagggtctctgggtggagctgggagagggtttgcgggcggagctgagagagggcctGCGGGCGgaggtgagagaggggctggtggcggaggtgagagaggtgctggtggcagagctgggagaggggctggtggcggagctgggaaagggtctgcgggtggagctgggagagggtctgcgggtaaATTTGGGAGGGGGCcatgtggcggagctgggagaggggctggtggcggagctgggagaggggctggtggcggagctgggagaggggctggtggcggagctgagagagaggctggaggcggagctgggagagggtttgcgcgcggagctgggagagggtctgcgggcggagctgagagaggggctggtggcagagctgagagaggggctggtggcggagctgagagaaggGCTGGTGGC encodes the following:
- the LOC139240798 gene encoding uncharacterized protein, which produces MELGEGLRAELRDGLVAELGEDLRVELGGSAGGTGRGTGGGAGRGAGDGAGRGAGGGAERGAGGGAGRGSAGGAGRGSVGGAGRGAGGGAERGAGGGAGRGAGGGAGRGFARGAGRGAGGGAGRGSAGGAGRGSVGGAGRGAGGGAERGAGGGAGRGSAGGAGRGSAGGAGRGSAVGAGRGAGGGTERGAGGGAGRGSAGGAGRGAGGGTERGVGGGAGRGSAGGAGRGAGAGGGAGRGVELGEGLVAELAEGLVTEVREGLVAEVRDVLVAELGEGLVAELGKGLRVELGEGLRGLVAELAEGLRVELGEGLVAELGVGLVVELGEGLVAQLRERLVAQLREGLVAELGEVLRVELGEGLWAELREGLVAELGEDLRVELGGSAGGTGRGTGGGAGRGAGDGGERGAGGGGERGAGGRAGRGAGGGAGKGSAGGAGRGSAGKFGRGTCGGAGRGAGGGAGRGAAGRGSAGGAGRGTGGGADRGAGGGAGRGSAGGAGRGSAGGAGRGAGGGAERGAGGGAGRGSAGGAGRGAGGGAGRGAGRGAGGGAERGAGGGAERGAGGGAGRGSVGGAGRGAGGGTGRGAGGGAEKGAGGGAGRGSAGGAGRGSAGGAERGAGTGGGAGRGSAGGAGRGAGGGAGSGAGGGAGRGSARGAGRICGWKWERDWWRSWQRGW